The sequence below is a genomic window from Nitrospirota bacterium.
AGCGAACGAAACTTGGATCATAGGGAATTGTTACTGCTTTTTTGTAACCGAATCTATGATTATATTCAATTACAACTATTGCAGGATTTATAATGTTAATACATTTCCAAATCCAGTAATCATTGCCATCAATATCAATAGATAAAATACCTATTTCGCCAGCTATTCCGTTATCTGACAGAATATTGTTAATATTATCGACTCGAACAAACTCACAAACAGCCTTCAAATTATATCTCCAGTAAATTGGATCTTGTTTTACATATTTTATGTTATCCTCACTTCCATCTATGATTAAACCAGACCAATTATTATTTACAAGCAAAAACCTGGTATTAGATTCTGTATAATTTTCAACACCAAATTCAACGAATATTTTATTATTAATATTGACTTTTTTAATCAAATACTGGATAAGTCCATCTTCTCCCCACTGTGAAAAGACTTTGAACTCATTATCATTAATATTGTACGATTCTATATTGTTTTGCTGCCTAATTTCTATTCGACCTAATGCCTCTTGAATCCTTGATAATGTATTCTTAATATCATAAATTTCATTTAGAATACGACTTACTAAACTAGCGACGTTGCTTAAATAATTCAGTGGATTCATAATTTTTATATAATAGGTCTTTTCTTGTAATTTATCTTTGTTATGGATAATATTAAATATCCATAGGTTACACAACCCTGCCTATCAGCCCCTAATTTGACATAGAAAGATTACGGTGACTGACATCTGTTGTCAAATACAGTAGGGTGGTATCCCCTATATGACATCTTCATTCGTCCGACTTTAGGACGCCACTGCAGTACGAAACCTGCTATCCCGATATCAGCAACACTTATGGTATCTAGCCTATACTGTTTAAACAATATTTACGTGGGAAACTATCATTCCGGTAAGTACCAACTCATCTGCTGTCATTCTCATATTCTACCAACCCAAGTATTTTTTTAACTTTCATTCCACAAGACCTACATGCGCAGGCTCACTTTTTTGTGATATTCCAATTTATTATCATATTCCTAAACAAATTTAGACTTTACACCTGAATCATAACCTATCATTAGGTTGCCTGCACCCTCTCTATTGCGCTTGTAGAGGCTCCGTAACTGGTCGGAACAATCTGCTATTGTAATCACATAAACTGAAATACCCCTTCCTATCCCAAATAGCAACTCATTTCCCCCTGCAGGCAGTTCTAATAAATACATTTAAATCGCCCCTTCATAATCTATTATCAAGAACAACGTTGACCTTTTCAGCAGACTGCATATCTATCCAGTTGACGGCATCTTGTCGTAGAAGGATCCTATCGTTCATTAACTGGAATCTCTCGTATCATCGTCGCTGGATTACCGGCTACTATAGTATACGCAGGAACATCTTTAGTAACCACACTTCCTGCACCGACTATGGCACCTTCTCCAATGGTAACTCCAGAAAGAATAATTGACATACATCCTATCCATGCGTCTTTCTTAATGACAACATTTTTTTCGGATAAATCTATCTTCCTTGGATGGCCTGACGTAATTATTTCTTTATAATGCAAATGTCTAGCTTCAGCACTTATAGGATGCGTTAAGTTATCAAATATGCTCACATTGTGTGCAATCAAAACTCGGTCTTCAATAATTATGCTCTTTGCCGACCATATTCTAGTGTATTCACCAATGTAGCAATATGTTCCAATGCTTATACATCCTCCATGCACAAAAGTTAACAGCTCACCCCTCACGTGAGTGTAAGCCCCTATTTTAATAAATCCAGCATCGCCTAATAAATTAATTATCTGAGCTGTTGCATGTAAAACAGCCTTTTCATCAAGTACACAACAAGGTGTTTTTTTCATAAATAAACGTCTTATTCGCTCCAAATAATTATTGATGATTATACTTTGCATAGCACTAGTTACTTTTCCTTGGATAATGAAATAGATATCCAGTATTTAACGTATATTTATCAGATATTATTCCATTAGATTCCTGTATCATGAACGGAATGCTACCAATTTCAAGTTAGAGGTGAAAGTATACGAATGTCCTGCAGATGCCATCATCCGTAATTCTTTCACTCTGTTTTATCTTTGGAAATTTGCTTGAGAAATATTTCATAAACTTCTCGAAAGTATACTCGATAGGTATGGATGCATTCCATTCTCTGACATGTTTATCAGACGGGTCAACATATTCAAATATAACCCCTCTTTTTGCATACTTTAAACAAATATCACAGAAGATTTTTACTGGAATGGATTGCGTTATGCAAAGATGATGTGCTATTCCAATGGCCAAAACCACATCAACTTGATATCTTTCAAAGGCACTGCTACCTATAAGGCCCATGCCATAATTAGGCGTTGGCAAAGTAACATTCATATGAACAGGCGTTATATCTAACTTTTTTAACTGTGCAATATTCATAATTGTATCAACGCAATATTCTTCATAGTCAAAAGCCACAACAGAAGAACCAAGTCTTGCAGCCATTTCTGAGTAGTAGCCTTTATTTGCAGCACAATCTAATACCTTTTCAGGTCTTTCCTGAATTAAGATATCGTAAACAAATTTTTGCTTGGTCGTCTTCGGCAATAGAGGGTCTTGTGCGTTATGTGACTGCAGATAATCTGCCCAATATTCCCTATTGCTATTTATTGGTTTATGATTATCCAGCCATCTATCAAGTTTT
It includes:
- a CDS encoding acyltransferase, which encodes MKKTPCCVLDEKAVLHATAQIINLLGDAGFIKIGAYTHVRGELLTFVHGGCISIGTYCYIGEYTRIWSAKSIIIEDRVLIAHNVSIFDNLTHPISAEARHLHYKEIITSGHPRKIDLSEKNVVIKKDAWIGCMSIILSGVTIGEGAIVGAGSVVTKDVPAYTIVAGNPATMIREIPVNER
- a CDS encoding class I SAM-dependent methyltransferase → MIVLEEKNLNYSNISIVDEIGRVFFYDGRVLRAIYSNYAAECCIEILNKKWITDIFHSGLIKTWICQDIKIPGVALILEHQKVPYQTHPSEHTSQMHWLAAKTMIKVNLELSKYGYILKDSHPWNIMFYKGYPYFIDFGSIMKSQEVFSDWLSEFRKYFGVPIWLSSTRWRRFSLEYRRQHSVGFGLELFDVDLLKTLLLRSLGRLQRYADKPTIFFRKLDRWLDNHKPINSNREYWADYLQSHNAQDPLLPKTTKQKFVYDILIQERPEKVLDCAANKGYYSEMAARLGSSVVAFDYEEYCVDTIMNIAQLKKLDITPVHMNVTLPTPNYGMGLIGSSAFERYQVDVVLAIGIAHHLCITQSIPVKIFCDICLKYAKRGVIFEYVDPSDKHVREWNASIPIEYTFEKFMKYFSSKFPKIKQSERITDDGICRTFVYFHL